A portion of the Hoylesella buccalis ATCC 35310 genome contains these proteins:
- the nhaD gene encoding sodium:proton antiporter NhaD codes for MTSLTLAIVVVFIIGYLCIAIESVTKVNKAAVALLMFVFCWTLFMLDPNAYMPGVTGQDLINQVSHVIEKHLGSTSTTLFFLMGAMTIVEVVDQNGGFNFVRDVMKTKSKRTLLWRIAFMTFVLSAILDNLTTSIVMIMILRKLVHSHEDRLIYASLVIISANAGGAFSPIGDVTTIMLWNKGVITALGVMEEIFLPSVVAMVVPAFIMQYSLKGELETAEVNMKSDYHVLDFTERQRKVIFIVGVGGLMFVPIFKSLTHLPPFVGILLVLGVLWTVTEVFYRGLDHKKDGMGKRVSKLLSNIDMSTILFFLGILMAVACLEEIGVLGGLGVWLNDVSNGNHYVVTGVIGVISSIVDNVPLVAGCMGMYPLEAVGDMAIDGIFWQLLAYCAGVGGSILIVGSAAGVVVMGLEKITFGWYMKHVSWLAFVGYLAGILSYWLIRSFIIPMP; via the coding sequence ATGACATCTTTAACGTTAGCGATTGTAGTCGTTTTCATCATTGGTTATCTGTGTATAGCCATTGAGAGTGTTACTAAGGTGAATAAGGCCGCTGTTGCCTTATTGATGTTCGTGTTCTGCTGGACACTGTTCATGCTCGACCCAAATGCGTATATGCCTGGGGTTACGGGGCAAGACTTGATTAACCAGGTGAGCCATGTCATTGAAAAACATTTGGGTAGTACGTCTACCACTTTGTTCTTCTTGATGGGTGCCATGACCATTGTTGAGGTGGTTGACCAGAATGGTGGATTCAACTTCGTGCGCGATGTCATGAAGACTAAGAGCAAGCGAACCCTGTTGTGGCGTATCGCTTTCATGACTTTCGTCCTCTCTGCCATCTTGGATAACCTGACTACCAGTATCGTGATGATCATGATTTTACGCAAGTTGGTACATAGTCACGAAGACCGTCTGATATATGCTTCTTTGGTCATCATCTCGGCTAATGCCGGTGGAGCGTTCTCGCCTATCGGCGATGTGACGACCATTATGCTGTGGAACAAGGGGGTTATCACGGCTTTGGGCGTGATGGAGGAAATCTTCCTGCCATCGGTTGTGGCCATGGTTGTTCCGGCTTTTATCATGCAATATTCATTGAAAGGCGAGTTGGAGACGGCGGAAGTCAACATGAAGTCCGACTATCATGTGCTTGACTTTACTGAGCGGCAGCGCAAAGTGATATTCATAGTCGGTGTTGGCGGCTTGATGTTTGTACCGATTTTCAAGAGCTTGACCCACCTGCCGCCGTTTGTAGGCATCTTGTTGGTGCTGGGTGTGCTTTGGACAGTCACCGAGGTGTTCTACCGTGGGTTGGATCATAAAAAAGATGGAATGGGCAAGCGTGTGAGCAAGCTGCTGTCTAACATCGACATGTCTACCATCCTGTTCTTCCTTGGTATCCTCATGGCAGTGGCTTGTTTGGAAGAAATTGGCGTGCTGGGAGGCCTGGGCGTATGGCTCAACGACGTGTCTAACGGCAACCACTATGTGGTGACAGGTGTGATTGGTGTGATTTCGAGCATCGTAGACAATGTTCCCTTGGTAGCTGGATGCATGGGTATGTACCCCTTGGAGGCTGTGGGCGACATGGCTATTGATGGAATATTCTGGCAGTTGTTGGCTTACTGTGCCGGTGTTGGTGGGTCTATCCTCATCGTGGGCAGTGCGGCCGGAGTGGTTGTGATGGGCCTGGAGAAGATTACCTTCGGTTGGTATATGAAGCATGTCAGCTGGTTGGCCTTCGTTGGTTACCTTGCCGGTATCTTGAGTTACTGGCTCATCCGTTCGTTCATCATACCTATGCCCTAA
- a CDS encoding GNAT family N-acetyltransferase has translation MKIIQASKHQAREIAKYIMLAMNYECCQNLAGPHHTLIDFEDLLTELVALEKSQYSYTNTLVALNDKDEVIGVCVSYDGAQLHDLRQPFIDAALKKFDIDYQNQIDEADNDELYIDSLAVNPDYRRQGIAKRLILESIRKAQSMGIHKIGLLVDKDNPLAEKLYVAQGFKYVGDTTWGGHPMKHLQYYATFFS, from the coding sequence ATGAAGATAATACAAGCAAGCAAACACCAGGCCAGAGAGATTGCAAAGTATATCATGCTGGCCATGAACTATGAATGTTGTCAAAATTTAGCGGGGCCTCATCACACGTTAATCGATTTTGAAGACCTGCTGACAGAGCTCGTTGCACTGGAAAAGTCACAATACAGTTATACCAATACCTTGGTTGCATTGAACGATAAGGATGAGGTCATTGGCGTTTGCGTAAGCTATGACGGCGCCCAGCTGCATGACCTTCGGCAGCCATTCATTGACGCTGCACTCAAAAAATTCGATATAGACTACCAGAACCAGATTGATGAAGCCGATAATGATGAACTATACATCGACAGCTTGGCCGTCAATCCCGACTATCGAAGACAAGGTATTGCGAAACGACTTATATTGGAATCGATTAGAAAGGCCCAATCAATGGGTATTCACAAGATTGGATTATTGGTAGACAAAGATAACCCTTTGGCCGAAAAACTGTATGTAGCCCAAGGATTCAAGTATGTAGGCGACACCACATGGGGTGGCCATCCCATGAAACACTTGCAATACTATGCTACCTTTTTCTCGTAG
- a CDS encoding sensor histidine kinase → MRKVSVGSKLYISILAVFLLFAISFIVFQQTREKQYKRELLNMRLQGYNTRMADAIQYLGKRDEQTLSTYVKTHSIPNLRVTIIDDQGQVIFDNFHKDYSNFKNHANRPEIIEARKTGTGSSVERNSKTLKQEFFYSATYFKDDKMTIRSALPYNNGLAKSLQADQHFIWFALTAIVILTLVLWRFLRRLSANITKLKLFASRADHNESLDTEDLIAFPDDELGEIAERIIKIYKRLQSTRQEQDILKRQLTQNIAHELKTPVASIQGYLETILDNPHINEATRQQFLQHSYAQSQRLTSLLQDISTLNRIDDAPDLMEYSPVNISKMIENICKETGLQMQNHHMAFVNNLPKNVIIQGNQSLLYSVFRNLTDNAITYAGDGTTITLDGKEDEQEWRFIFRDNGIGVSNQHLARLFERFYRVDKGRSRKLGGTGLGLAIVKNAIMLHGGSIQVHNVETGGLCFEFNLKKKK, encoded by the coding sequence ATGAGAAAGGTTTCGGTTGGCAGCAAACTATACATCAGTATCTTGGCGGTATTCTTGCTTTTTGCCATCTCATTCATCGTCTTTCAACAGACAAGAGAAAAGCAATACAAGCGGGAACTGCTGAACATGAGGTTGCAAGGCTATAACACCAGGATGGCAGATGCCATTCAATACCTGGGCAAGAGAGACGAACAAACGCTGAGCACCTATGTAAAGACGCACAGCATACCTAACTTGCGGGTAACAATAATCGATGATCAAGGACAGGTTATCTTTGACAATTTCCATAAAGACTACAGCAACTTTAAGAATCATGCCAACCGTCCAGAGATCATTGAGGCACGGAAAACGGGAACCGGATCAAGCGTTGAGCGTAACAGTAAGACCCTGAAACAAGAGTTTTTCTATTCGGCAACCTATTTCAAGGATGACAAGATGACCATTCGGAGTGCCTTGCCCTACAACAATGGCTTGGCTAAATCGCTGCAAGCCGACCAACATTTCATTTGGTTTGCACTCACAGCGATTGTCATCTTGACGCTCGTGTTGTGGCGATTTTTAAGAAGATTGTCGGCCAACATCACCAAATTGAAGTTGTTTGCCAGTCGTGCCGACCACAATGAAAGCCTCGATACCGAAGACTTGATTGCCTTTCCAGACGACGAGTTGGGCGAAATAGCCGAACGAATCATCAAGATATACAAGCGTCTTCAGAGCACCCGACAGGAACAGGACATTCTGAAAAGACAGCTTACTCAAAACATTGCGCACGAATTAAAAACGCCAGTGGCCAGCATTCAAGGCTATTTGGAAACCATTTTGGACAACCCTCACATCAACGAAGCAACGCGACAACAATTCTTGCAACACAGCTATGCACAGAGTCAGCGGCTCACTTCCTTGCTACAAGACATCTCTACGCTGAACAGAATTGACGATGCTCCCGACTTGATGGAGTACTCACCCGTGAACATCTCGAAGATGATTGAAAACATCTGCAAGGAAACGGGACTGCAAATGCAAAATCATCACATGGCTTTTGTCAACAACTTACCGAAAAACGTCATCATCCAAGGCAATCAAAGTCTGCTGTACAGCGTATTCAGAAACTTGACTGACAATGCCATTACGTATGCTGGTGACGGGACAACCATCACCCTTGACGGAAAAGAAGATGAGCAAGAATGGAGATTTATCTTCCGAGATAACGGCATAGGCGTATCAAATCAGCACCTCGCCAGACTGTTCGAACGATTCTATCGCGTAGACAAAGGCAGGAGTAGGAAACTCGGTGGCACCGGACTTGGATTGGCCATCGTCAAGAATGCCATCATGTTGCACGGAGGAAGCATACAAGTTCACAATGTAGAAACAGGTGGACTCTGTTTCGAGTTTAATCTAAAAAAGAAGAAATGA
- a CDS encoding FecR family protein yields the protein MNDNNTYSTKLLYAIAAWCRGDATNADQQIVNNWIHEKPENSKILSYLMHTKFMGNVDESDETKERVYAHVLELIQDYEEHETQIVSISKWRTPQWAFVLKRLAVAVVLLLIVSGGVFWYLQSHDNIELVAYGKPNSVVKLTLDDGSVVMLNAGSTLSYPQTFTGKERRVALSGEAMFKVKPNAHMPFIVNVGDAEIKVLGTQFNVSAYTDSKNIVTTLLDGSVEFYVHSGQENPIRLKPNQQVVYDKVARTSQLREVEAELYASWKDGVLYFDHVGLEEMSKILAHRFGIRIEIHAKNLQNETFSGMFENDMSLYQILDVLKRHRGFDYRKDGDYIVIFDK from the coding sequence ATGAACGATAACAATACATATAGTACTAAGCTGCTTTATGCTATTGCCGCTTGGTGCAGAGGCGACGCAACTAACGCCGATCAGCAGATAGTAAACAACTGGATTCATGAAAAACCAGAGAACTCAAAGATTCTATCCTATCTCATGCACACTAAATTTATGGGAAATGTGGATGAGAGTGATGAAACTAAAGAACGAGTTTATGCGCATGTGCTGGAACTCATCCAAGATTATGAGGAGCATGAAACCCAGATAGTTTCAATCAGTAAGTGGCGAACACCTCAATGGGCGTTTGTCTTGAAACGTCTGGCCGTAGCAGTTGTTTTACTTTTGATTGTTTCTGGAGGAGTGTTCTGGTATCTTCAAAGCCATGACAACATTGAACTTGTGGCATACGGAAAGCCTAATTCTGTAGTCAAGCTAACACTTGATGACGGTTCTGTTGTGATGCTGAATGCAGGTTCTACGCTAAGCTACCCTCAGACATTTACAGGGAAAGAGCGTAGAGTTGCGTTAAGTGGTGAGGCCATGTTCAAAGTAAAGCCCAATGCGCACATGCCTTTTATCGTGAACGTAGGTGATGCTGAGATAAAGGTTCTTGGAACGCAATTCAATGTAAGTGCTTACACTGATTCTAAAAATATTGTAACCACCCTTCTGGATGGATCTGTGGAGTTTTACGTCCATTCAGGACAAGAAAATCCCATACGACTCAAACCGAATCAGCAGGTAGTGTACGACAAGGTGGCACGAACAAGTCAATTACGTGAAGTAGAAGCAGAGTTGTATGCATCCTGGAAGGATGGAGTGCTGTATTTCGATCATGTGGGCTTAGAAGAGATGTCTAAAATTCTTGCGCATCGGTTTGGAATCAGAATTGAGATACATGCCAAGAATTTGCAAAATGAGACTTTCTCTGGTATGTTTGAAAATGATATGAGTTTGTATCAAATCCTTGATGTGTTGAAGCGGCATCGTGGATTTGATTACCGAAAAGATGGTGATTACATTGTGATATTTGATAAATAA
- a CDS encoding RNA polymerase sigma factor: MKGQVSDVTKELLLRISRGDNRAFRTFFDTYYPRINRFTSYIIRSNELREEVVSDFFLTVWKHREKLCKIKDLDAYLYTIARHLALDSLRKILHCHIIEEIPLGIASADDTPEEQLLSEELCKAITQAVNQLPERCKLVFLMAKEQGLKYKEIAKILQISEKTVNAQMVIALKKLNLIMRQYMKSVFF; encoded by the coding sequence ATGAAAGGACAAGTAAGTGATGTGACGAAGGAATTACTTCTGAGGATTTCCAGAGGTGACAATCGGGCCTTCCGTACATTTTTTGATACTTACTATCCAAGAATCAATCGCTTCACAAGCTATATAATAAGGAGTAATGAGTTGCGTGAAGAAGTAGTGTCAGATTTTTTTCTGACAGTATGGAAGCACAGGGAAAAACTTTGTAAAATCAAAGATTTAGACGCTTATTTGTATACCATAGCCCGCCATTTGGCACTTGACAGCCTTAGGAAGATTTTGCATTGTCACATCATTGAAGAAATACCTCTGGGCATTGCATCTGCTGATGATACACCAGAGGAACAACTCCTTAGCGAAGAACTATGTAAAGCTATCACACAAGCCGTGAACCAACTTCCTGAGAGATGTAAACTGGTCTTCCTTATGGCGAAGGAGCAAGGATTGAAGTATAAAGAAATTGCGAAAATACTTCAAATATCAGAAAAGACCGTTAATGCTCAAATGGTTATTGCTCTGAAAAAATTAAATCTCATCATGAGACAGTACATGAAGAGTGTTTTCTTTTAA